GTACTGTTTTGCCAATGCGTCAAATCGCAGCCTATCTTCGGCACCAAAGGAATCGGTAAAAACATGGAAAGCTAACGCCTTCGCTGGGTTAGCAAGGAGAATCGATGCAATAGATACACCACAGCCAAAAAGAAAGTTTTTATCAATCCCGTAAGCTATATTGAATTTATCCGCATCACTATGTTGTGCGTAATTATAATCTAAAGTCTGTTGAATGACTTCTTCTTCAAAGTATTTTTTGCTCATAGTGATCACTTTTATATTTTCGAGAATATCGCATTTTTGAAATTTTTAAAATATGAAGTATCGTAAAACTTCTCAATTGTGTCTGGGATAATATCATGCTGATATTTTATTTCGCCGGAAATAACTTGATTCAAATATCCTACAAAATCATCTATAGCGCCCGGAGCGTAAAGCTCACCATTCAAACCTGGTTTAATCATATCGCGCGGACCGGACATACAATCGGAACTTATGCATGGAATTCCGTATGACATCGCCTCCAGCAACGTCATCGGAAATCCCTCAAAGGCAGAGGTGAGTAATAACGCAGTGGCATTTTTTACTTTTAGCTGTACGACTTCCCATGGCGCGCTTTGCCAGCCATACCAGATAATACGCTGATCAATACCAAGCTCTCGGCTATAGGCTTGACACTTTTCGAAATCAGAACCATCACCAATAATATGTAATTGCCATTCACCTGCTGTACGGGATAAACCATCAAACAAATCTTTAATTCTTTTCTGACCTTCGAATTTAAGACGCCCGACATAGAGAAATACAGCGGGATTATCGTGTTCAGGTGGCGGAACAATGATAGTTTTGATAGAAACAGGATTATACACAACGCTAATTTTTTGCGTTGAAATGCCACGTGTTATCATCTGCTCTTTAATACCATTACTAATGGCCAAATGATAATCCGCATACGTTATACATTCTGCATGTTTTTTATGGTCAAGCGAGAAATGCGGCCATGAGAATAGGGTAAAACGCTTACCACTTTTTTTTCGCGCTTTATGAGCATAAAGGCATGAGATGACATCAATACATATCACAATATCCGGTGATGTTTCTTTCAACCATTGACTAAAGTTATAAATATGCTTAGCCCGGCGAACAAAGCTTAATTTTATATTTGAAAATGATGATGCATATTTAATATCTTTTAACCAAGTTTTATCCATTTTGTCATTACGACAAAAGAAAAACATTTCACAGTTAATTTTCGGCGTGCTACCCTCAAACGTATGGATAACGTTACTAATAACGGTTTCCATTCCCCCAAAACCAGATACTGCTTCGCCAATAAACGCTATTTTCAATGAACCCACCATTTTTTGTCACTGATGTCATCTGGTCATCTTTATTTTTATATTTTGTAAGAATAAAACCATCAACACTATATTTATACTGAGATATGGTTAAAATCAAGCTCCAGTCCATGATTAAAAGCATCTGTTAATAAAGGGCTGATTAGTTTATAATTTTTAACAGCCGAAATATTATTTAAATTATACTGAACTGTACTATTAAAGCCATATAACTTTAATTCCAGCCCTTGCTCAAGATATTCTAAAATAATATCCTCAGCTATCATTTCAGATTTAACATTTAATACGTCATCAAATTCATGAGAATCATATCGAGGGTGAGGTATATATATATCGATGTCTTCTCTCTTAATAAATACCTGAAGATGTTGAAGAAAAAGGTTCTCATCTTCTTTATTTTTTAATGCGTCAATATATACGGTCCCTAATAATATTTTTTTCAAACCCCTATTTTTATCGGGAGTAGCTGTATGATGCACCAATATAATTTCTTCTGTGTTTTTAATGATATTTTTTTTATCAGGGAATAATGTATAATGTTTTTTATCTAACTGTAACACCTCCTCTTTATGATATTTTCGCCCCATCGTTTTTCTTATAAATTTTGATGCTGTGCTTATATGCTTATCTTTGTACATTATACTTTTTCGATTAATATTATTTGTACCATCATCAAACGTTTTTATTTCAGAGAAAGAAATACACGATAAAATATGATGTACAAGAGGAACATGAAAGTTAGCAAAGAAAACTGTATGATATTCTCTGGCATACTTTTCCATGATTTTTTTAGCATACCGAGTTCTTTTAAGCGTTTTAAATGTCGAAAATTTTGCTACCTGCGGGACGATATCTGAGTGCCGACATAACGGCTGAATTATTTTTAAATAGTACTGGTTTTTTACGTTATCTATATCGCCAATAAATAAAAAATCAACTTTTTCCAACTGCTCTTTTTCTATTATTGACCGTGCAATCAGCAATTGCAAATTAGTCATGCATATGAATAGAAACATATAGCCTCTAAGCTATTTAAAAATCTACTTTTTATATTAAAGATTTTTTCTTATTGTTCTTTCTTTAATTCTGGACGCTTTAATATCCGCCTGATGAATCAACTCCGATTCTTTCCGTAGAATCTCACGTAAGGGTAGCAAGAAATACTCCCGCATAAAACGAAAAATATCTCGTTGAGTCAGGCCAATATTCATGGAAGAAAAATAAAGGCCAATTAAATCTTTGTCACGCCAACGCAGCGGAACGTGCTCACGTATTTGCGCTCGATGCAGGTCGATGACGGAAATATTTAAATCCTCTTCGTGCCCGGAGAAAGGCAAATGTAGAAGAAAATGACAAATATAACAGTCGCGATGGTTAATTCCCCCGGCGTGCATTTTACGCACCATTGTCGCCACGCGTTTAATTATCATCCGCTTCACTTGTACATCCGGTGGATCAACATCCCAGTCAGCACAATAATCTTCGAGGCTAATAGTAGGCGTCAAATCTTCGGTAATAATAAATGATGTTCTGGTTAGCGGATTTAAACCTTTTTCACCAAAACCAACGCCGTGCATCGTATCTACACCTAACTCACGCAGACGGTGAATCGCATGCCATTCTCTGTCCGCTCCCAGAACAGGCATACGCAACGAAATCAGATTCTTCACAATTTCTTTCAGTGACGTGCCTTTATGCCATTTCAGGAAATAGCTTTTACCAGCCAGCTCAAATCGCAAGGTTCGCCGCGTCTCGAGTTCTCTGAACACCTCACCCTGCAATTTTTTCACTTCCTCAAAAGCATCTTTGCCACGCCATAGTGTGGTTAACGGCGCTTTCAGCTCAACCATCTCAATCACCTGTAATAATATCCGCGGCCTTCTCCGGCAAGCTATATAAATCCTGAGTATCGGCATAATGCCGCGCATTTTCTGCCCAGGCGCTACATAAGGAAGGCTGTGTAAGCGCTTTGAGTAAAATCTCATTTAGCGCTTCCTGGCGGAAAGGTTCTGCAATCGCTTCGCCACAATTTGCATCAACAATATAGTGCGCATAACCACATACCGCAGTGGTTAATACGGGCAAACCAGCAGTAATGGCTTCCAACAAAACAATACCCGCTGCTTCCTGATAGGCTGGATGGAGTAAAAGGTCAGCCGCCGCCATTAATTCTGCGATATCATTACGGCCAGAGAAAAAATGCACATTAGCGCCGACGCCACTTTTTTCAGCCAGTGCCGCAAATTTTTTCGGCTTATCCTGTCCGACAACATAAAGCACTGTATTATTCCGTAAAGATTCAGGCAACGATGCGAGCGCTTCAATAGTGCGATCCACTCCCTTACGAGTAAAATCAGACCCTACCTGTAACAGCAGTTTTTGCTGTTCTGAGATACCATTTTTCTGCCGATAAATTTGACGGCTGTTAGGGATCTGTTGATTATATTTTCTGTCGGGGTAAATTCCAGGAGGAAGAATATGAAAACGCTCCGCTTCAGTCTGATAATGTTTTTGAAAGTCAGCAATCTGCTTATTCGTCAGCATCAATAACTGCGTACGCTTGCCATGCTCAAACGTGGCGCGTTCAAAAGCAGCATAATGTCGATAACGTGATGTCAGACGATAGAAAAAGCCTTTTTCCTGCGCGACCTTTTCGGCATAACATACGTCCGCGGCATAATATACATCAAGGCCTGGCATTTTATTGAAGCCAACAACCCTATCGACTGGATGGTCGCACAAATGGTGTTGCACCCAGGCGTAATATTCTGCGTTACGGCCGTGGTTCGTCCGGGATTTAACAGGCACGCGGATCAATTCAAACTTATCCGGACATTCCCCTTCCCATGTCTGGGTATAAACACGCACCTGATGACCACGCGCCGCAACAGTTTGGGCAATGCGCATAAAATCACGTTGCAGACCGCCGAAAGGGAAATATTTATATAAGCAAAAGGCAACTATCATACCTGGCTATCCAAATCTATGGGGTGTGCCTCACGCGGCAGCATTTTTTCCGTCGCGGCAATAACATCTTCAGCCGGAATAACAGAAAGGTATTTTTTATTACGATCAAGTTCATGCCGTTCAGGCATAGGGTGATAGTTACCTGCCCAAAACTGAATAATGTCGTCGGTCCAGGGACGCCAGAATACATGATCCGTCGCGCCAAAAAGGCAAATAACCGGGGTTTTGACTGCGGCGGCGATATGGCCTGGAGCCGAATCAACCCCGATGAACAGAGCTGCATGATCAATCAATGCGCCCAGTTCCGGAAACCGAGTTTTACCCGCCAGACCTGTAACCGGTTTTGTTTCGCACCCGCGGGCAATATCATCTACACAGGCCATCTCGTCTGCGGCCGGGCCTGACGTCAATACAACCTGGTAACCACGGCGCTGTACGGCATCAATAACGCGGGAGAATTTATCGTTATCCCAGCACTTAAAACGCTGCCGTGCTGTAGGTTGAATAACAATATATTGCCGGGTCACACCAAGCTTTTTGAGCTGCTGTCGCATATTTTCCCAATGCTCCGGACGATAGCTCATGGTGGTTTCCGTGACATAGTGCTTTAGCCCTAACGGTTTTAGGGCAGACAACGTGCGCTCCACAGCGTGTTCCCCCGCGTACGGTACTAAATGCGTAAAGCTTTTTTTCCATAAAGCAGACTGACGATTGCCAAAATCCTGTGAGATCTTTATTCTGGCGTCTAAAAAACGCACAATAAGCGCCACACTCCATTGATCGGTGAGATTGATGACCAGGTCATAGTGATTAGCACGCAGTTTTTTGACCAGTGATAGCGCGTTTTTAATCTTCTCTTTTGTTCCCGTGCCTTTGTTACTGATGCCGTAGAGTGCATTAATCTCCGGATTTTCCGACAATATCGGTATGGTGTTCTGGTAAAGAAGCACATCGATTTTTGCATCGGGATAATTCTGCTTCAGCGTACTGATGACAGGAGTAGTCAGTAACATATCTCCATGAAAACGCATTTTTATAATCAGAATTCTTCGAAACGGCTTTTCCACAAGCGACTCTTTGGTTGAGATTGTCCGGATAAATAAGCAGAAAAAAGCACGCTACCGCCCCAGGCTTCACAGCAACCCGATGGCTAATACCGCACTCATCTTAGATGCGCTAGTGTAACACTTCTTTCGCAGCAATCCGATATGAATAAATTTTAGACACAATCATTTTTTTAATTATAAATTCAAAGAGATATTAATTTACCCCCCTCATTTGAAAGGCCATTCCAAATCCCCGGGAGCGATGAGAGCAGCAAATTTCAATGAATTGCGTAAAAATGCAAAAATAATGAAGTTATGCTCTACGCCTCCTCGCTTCCAGGCCAATTTGGTGCAAAAACGGGAAAAGTAATGGTAAAGCCCCGGCTAAATACATAGAATCCCCAGCACATCCATAAGTCAGCTATTTACTATGCTCGAATTGCTTTACACCGCCCTTCTCTACCTTATTCAGCCTCTGATCTGGATACGGCTTTGGGTGCGCGGGCGTAAAGCGCCGGCCTATCGTAAACGCTGGGGTGAACGCTACGGATTCTACCGCCGTCCGTTGAAGCCGGGCGGAATCATGCTGCATTCCGTCTCTGTGGGCGAAACTCTGGCAGCCATTCCATTGGTCCGCGCTTTGCGTCATCGCTATCCCGACCTGCCTATTACCGTAACAACGATGACGCCGACCGGTTCGGAGCGCGTCCAGTCCGCCTTTGGCAACGATGTTCAGCATGTTTACTTGCCTTATGATTTGCCCGATGCGCTCAATCGCTTCCTCAATAAGATCGACCCTAAGCTGGTATTGATCATGGAAACGGAGCTATGGCCGAATCTGATTGCCGCTCTGCACAAACGCCATATCCCACTGGTTATCGCTAATGCGCGGCTTTCCGCCCGCTCCGCCGCGGGTTATACGAAACTTGGCAAGTTTGTCCGTACGCTTTTGCGCCGTATCACTCTGATTGCCGCGCAAAACGAAGAAGACGGCGAACGCTTTGTGGCGCTAGGTGCGAAAAACAATCAGGTCACTGTCACTGGCAGCCTGAAGTTCGATATTTCGGTCACCCCACAGCTGGCGGCCAAAGCCGTTACGCTACGTCGCCAGTGGGCACCGCACCGTCCGGTCTGGATTGCCACCAGTACCCATGATGGCGAAGAGAGTATCGTACTCGCCGCTCACCAGGCGTTATTACATCAATTCCCGAATTTATTACTGATTCTGGTGCCTCGCCATCCGGAGCGTTTCCCGGATGCTATCAACCTTGTGCGTCAGGCAGGGCTAAGCTATATCACTCGTTCATCGGGGGAAGTCCCGTCCGCCAGTACTCAGGTCGTGGTTGGCGATACTATGGGCGAATTGATGTTACTCTATGGGATTGCCGATCTCGCCTTTGTCGGCGGTTCACTGGTTGAACGTGGCGGCCATAACCCGCTGGAAGCCGCCGCGCATGCGATTCCGGTACTGATGGGCCCACATACCTTTAACTTTAAAGATATTTGCGCCCGTCTGGAGCAGGCGAGCGGACTCATCACCATTACTGATGCGGCTACGCTGGCAAAAGAAGTTTCCTCTTTACTGACCGACGCTGATTATCGTAATTTCTACGGACGTCACGCAGTTGAAGTACTGTATCAAAATCAGGGCGCGCTCCAGCGTCTGCTGCAACTGCTGGAACCTTATCTGCCACCGAAAACGCATTGAGGGCTGTCATGCAAAAACGGGCAATTTATCCGGGTACGTTTGATCCGATTACCAACGGTCATATCGACATCGTGACGCGCGCGACGCAGATGTTTGACCATGTCATTCTGGCTATCGCCGCCAGCCCTGGTAAAAAACCTATGTTCACCCTGGATGAACGTGTGGCGCTGGCGCAAAAAGCGACTGCACACCTTAGCCATGTAGAGGTGGTCGGCTTTAGCGATCTGATGGCCAATTTCGCCCGCGACAGACAAGCCACTATCCTGATTCGCGGTCTGCGCGCTGTGGCGGATTTTGAATATGAAATGCAGTTAGCGCACATGAATCGCCACCTGATGCCCCAACTGGAAAGCGTTTTCCTGATGCCCTCAAAAGAGTGGTCGTTTATCTCGTCGTCGTTGGTTAAAGAAGTAGCGCGTCATCAGGGCGATGTGACCCACTTTCTGCCAGATAATGTGCATCAGGCGCTGATGGATAAGTTGAAATAAGTGTTGCCCGGTGATGCAACGGCTTGCCGGGCCTGGCATTTTACTTCTGACAGTGACGGCAATAGAAGGTCGCACGCTGTGCATGTTTCGTTGCGGCTATCGGCGTACCGCATACCCGACACGGCTCGCCTTTGCGACCGTACACCTGTAACTCCTGTGCAAAATAGCCCGGTTTTCC
The Salmonella bongori NCTC 12419 DNA segment above includes these coding regions:
- a CDS encoding glycosyltransferase family 4 protein; the protein is MIVAFCLYKYFPFGGLQRDFMRIAQTVAARGHQVRVYTQTWEGECPDKFELIRVPVKSRTNHGRNAEYYAWVQHHLCDHPVDRVVGFNKMPGLDVYYAADVCYAEKVAQEKGFFYRLTSRYRHYAAFERATFEHGKRTQLLMLTNKQIADFQKHYQTEAERFHILPPGIYPDRKYNQQIPNSRQIYRQKNGISEQQKLLLQVGSDFTRKGVDRTIEALASLPESLRNNTVLYVVGQDKPKKFAALAEKSGVGANVHFFSGRNDIAELMAAADLLLHPAYQEAAGIVLLEAITAGLPVLTTAVCGYAHYIVDANCGEAIAEPFRQEALNEILLKALTQPSLCSAWAENARHYADTQDLYSLPEKAADIITGD
- the waaB gene encoding lipopolysaccharide 1,6-galactosyltransferase, with the translated sequence MKIAFIGEAVSGFGGMETVISNVIHTFEGSTPKINCEMFFFCRNDKMDKTWLKDIKYASSFSNIKLSFVRRAKHIYNFSQWLKETSPDIVICIDVISCLYAHKARKKSGKRFTLFSWPHFSLDHKKHAECITYADYHLAISNGIKEQMITRGISTQKISVVYNPVSIKTIIVPPPEHDNPAVFLYVGRLKFEGQKRIKDLFDGLSRTAGEWQLHIIGDGSDFEKCQAYSRELGIDQRIIWYGWQSAPWEVVQLKVKNATALLLTSAFEGFPMTLLEAMSYGIPCISSDCMSGPRDMIKPGLNGELYAPGAIDDFVGYLNQVISGEIKYQHDIIPDTIEKFYDTSYFKNFKNAIFSKI
- the rfaQ gene encoding lipopolysaccharide core heptosyltransferase RfaQ, with protein sequence MEKPFRRILIIKMRFHGDMLLTTPVISTLKQNYPDAKIDVLLYQNTIPILSENPEINALYGISNKGTGTKEKIKNALSLVKKLRANHYDLVINLTDQWSVALIVRFLDARIKISQDFGNRQSALWKKSFTHLVPYAGEHAVERTLSALKPLGLKHYVTETTMSYRPEHWENMRQQLKKLGVTRQYIVIQPTARQRFKCWDNDKFSRVIDAVQRRGYQVVLTSGPAADEMACVDDIARGCETKPVTGLAGKTRFPELGALIDHAALFIGVDSAPGHIAAAVKTPVICLFGATDHVFWRPWTDDIIQFWAGNYHPMPERHELDRNKKYLSVIPAEDVIAATEKMLPREAHPIDLDSQV
- the waaA gene encoding lipid IV(A) 3-deoxy-D-manno-octulosonic acid transferase translates to MLELLYTALLYLIQPLIWIRLWVRGRKAPAYRKRWGERYGFYRRPLKPGGIMLHSVSVGETLAAIPLVRALRHRYPDLPITVTTMTPTGSERVQSAFGNDVQHVYLPYDLPDALNRFLNKIDPKLVLIMETELWPNLIAALHKRHIPLVIANARLSARSAAGYTKLGKFVRTLLRRITLIAAQNEEDGERFVALGAKNNQVTVTGSLKFDISVTPQLAAKAVTLRRQWAPHRPVWIATSTHDGEESIVLAAHQALLHQFPNLLLILVPRHPERFPDAINLVRQAGLSYITRSSGEVPSASTQVVVGDTMGELMLLYGIADLAFVGGSLVERGGHNPLEAAAHAIPVLMGPHTFNFKDICARLEQASGLITITDAATLAKEVSSLLTDADYRNFYGRHAVEVLYQNQGALQRLLQLLEPYLPPKTH
- the coaD gene encoding pantetheine-phosphate adenylyltransferase; protein product: MQKRAIYPGTFDPITNGHIDIVTRATQMFDHVILAIAASPGKKPMFTLDERVALAQKATAHLSHVEVVGFSDLMANFARDRQATILIRGLRAVADFEYEMQLAHMNRHLMPQLESVFLMPSKEWSFISSSLVKEVARHQGDVTHFLPDNVHQALMDKLK
- the rfaP gene encoding lipopolysaccharide core heptose(I) kinase RfaP produces the protein MVELKAPLTTLWRGKDAFEEVKKLQGEVFRELETRRTLRFELAGKSYFLKWHKGTSLKEIVKNLISLRMPVLGADREWHAIHRLRELGVDTMHGVGFGEKGLNPLTRTSFIITEDLTPTISLEDYCADWDVDPPDVQVKRMIIKRVATMVRKMHAGGINHRDCYICHFLLHLPFSGHEEDLNISVIDLHRAQIREHVPLRWRDKDLIGLYFSSMNIGLTQRDIFRFMREYFLLPLREILRKESELIHQADIKASRIKERTIRKNL
- a CDS encoding glycosyltransferase family 52, with translation MTNLQLLIARSIIEKEQLEKVDFLFIGDIDNVKNQYYLKIIQPLCRHSDIVPQVAKFSTFKTLKRTRYAKKIMEKYAREYHTVFFANFHVPLVHHILSCISFSEIKTFDDGTNNINRKSIMYKDKHISTASKFIRKTMGRKYHKEEVLQLDKKHYTLFPDKKNIIKNTEEIILVHHTATPDKNRGLKKILLGTVYIDALKNKEDENLFLQHLQVFIKREDIDIYIPHPRYDSHEFDDVLNVKSEMIAEDIILEYLEQGLELKLYGFNSTVQYNLNNISAVKNYKLISPLLTDAFNHGLELDFNHISV